ACCATGTTGATATTTATGTACTATTAATCGAATGGAAATCTATGATTTTCCTAATTTAAGGAAAGTTAATTAGTCACTAGTAATTTATTGATTTAACTCAACTCTTCAAAATGTTGAACTTTGTAGAGCAATAATACTTCTGTGGAAATATGGATAGACAACATTTCCTTACAACCATTTACAGAAAAGCAATGGAAGTTTCATCAAGATCAAAGCATTGAGAAGGTAATCATTACTTATTTTTAAACTGCACTTACAACAAGTCCTCTTGCCTGATGCCTCGTCGTCCGCTCTGATATTACATATCATCTATGCAAAACTAAATCAAAAGGATCAAATTTGCAGTGAATTTTATTTTGTCTTGACAGGCTCGCAAGAGGAAGGTATTAATCCAAGCAATTGATGAACAAGGAAACCCTTTACCAAATGCTAGTATATCTATCACACAGAAGAAGTCAAGGTTTCCATTTGGAAGTGCCATAAACAATTACATCCTGAACAACAAGGCATACCAGAACTGGTTCACATCAAGGTTCACAGTCACCACATTTGCAAATGAAATGAAGTGGTACACCACAGAATATGCAGAGGGAAAGGAGAGCTACAATGTTGCTGATGCCATGATGCAGTTCGCAAAGCAACACAACATTGCGGTTCGCGGCCACAACATATTCTGGGAAGATCCAAAGTACCAACCAAGTTGGGTTCCTTCACTCTCACCACACAAACTCAGCTCAGCAGTTGTTAAGAGGGTGAGTTCCCTTGTGTCTAGATACAAGGGCCAACTTATTGGTTGGGATGTTGTGAATGAGAAGCTGCACTTCTCATTCTTTGAAGATAAGCTTGGACGAGATTTTTCAGGACAGACTTTCAAATTGGCTCACTATATTGATGGGAAAACTACTTTGTTCTTGAATGAGTATAACACCATTGAGGATGGTAGAGATGGTTTATCAACCCCTGCAAGGTATATCCAGAAAATCAGACAGATCCTAAGTTATCCCGGAAATAGAGGATTGCCACTTGGAATTGGGTTGGAGTCTCATTTCCCTAACTTCCCTCCTAACTTGCCTTTCATGAGAGCTTCCATTGACACTCTTGCTTCCACTGGTTTTCCAATTTGGATTACAGAATTAGATGTTGCAAACCAACCTAGACAGGTAATGTTAATAATTCCCCCCAAACCCAATTAAGTTATCTTTGTGTGCAGAGTTTTATATTTCTCATGCAACACCTTGAAATTCTTAAATTGACGGAGTTAGAGAATCTGAGCCGTTTGATAAAGATTAGATGACTCACATTTTAAGCTTTCAATATCTAAGTTGTTTGATCTTAATGAAATATATAAGTCAAACCAATCTTGATCGAACGACTCAAATTCCTTGCTTAACTACGTGAATGTATGAATGCGTGTCACACACAAATCCAACAATTTGATgttgttggaacttggaagaaCATCATGGCAATTTAGTTTATAAATAATATACTAATGAATAATGATAGTTAGACACCCAAACAATGCAGAAACCCCACACATGCACTCTGTTTTTCTCTGTATGTCTCTCTTCTTTTTACATTCGTTATACATTGCAtcatttatttctctctcttttattCTTCTCCAAGTACTTGGAGCGTTTGTTGAATGTCTACACTATACGGATGTCTACAAATCAATTTCCTAAATGATAATACATGTTAGACAAATTGCTTATGTTGATATTTGTATTAAAATGTGGTTTCAGTATTTTATCCAATGATGCATATTAAGTCACTAAAGTTTTCTATTTATGATGCGTATGCATTGCAGGCAGAGTATTTTGAACAAGTTCTTAGAGAAGCTCACGCACATCCAAAGATTCATGGCATTGTAATGTGGACAGCATGGTCACCAAATGGAGATTGTTATAGGATTTGCTTGGTAGATAACAATTTCAAGAACTTGCCTGCAGGGGATGTTGTGGACAAGCTGCTAAATGAATGGGGGTTAAGAAAACTATCAGGGAAGACAGACCAAAATGGGTTCCTTGAACTCTCTTTATTTCATGGAgattatgaaattgaaattagTCACCCAGTCAAGAAGGATTCCACTTTCACTCAAAATGTACAAGTGATTCCAAAAGATGAGTCCAAGAAAGCAACACAATttgtacaactttctatgtaGTTCTTTGTTTTCACACGTTAGACTTTTggaattaataaattttaaaaaatacatttttattaATATCGAAAATATAAATTACATAATGAAGTAACTTTCCTCTCCAGAGTTCATGTGTCCCGACTTTTACCACTTACCTATCCTCGAGTGAATAGTTTTAttcatataaattttatttaatgttaataatATCATAAAAACATATTGTCCGTTAATATATTTATAAGTTGCATTAAATggttgaaaataaaatttaaccATATATGGTATAGCTACTGGATactgttgttatttgttgtctTGGGACAAAACACACATATTGCGGCAATTTAATTTGACCGAAATTCATGGTTCAGCTTTCAGGCTCAGTTTCAGTAGGACCTATATTTTCGGCTTGGTCTCTAGTCAACCAAACACAGTCATAAATCTTACCTTCGCATTCAATCGCACCTCACAAGTATGTCTTGTTTTTACTCTCCTTGTCaaatgcttatcaaaaaaaaaaaaactctcctTGTCAAATTTGAAGATAAATGGAGAGAGAAATACAAAGTAAAGAGGAAAACGTGagagataaaataaaattaatactatgaaagaaaataaaagaaaaagtaagacaAATATGGaatgagtgtgaaatttgactaatgaattttttttttaaacctatatattataaattttaagtTTTGTTTCTTATGGAAGATGATTGACATTCAAACTTATAAATTaatcttaaaaactataatcaTAGACATACGATAATAATGTAAAAGCAATATGGATTAAACCTTTTTACACAAATATCTAATCAtatattatcataattttttaattttttaaatttatttactaATGTGGCAAACTAGTTGTTTTGTCGTTTCATCTCCCTACAGCTCGACGATCGGTCGAGCCTCTTTGTCCTCTCCCCCCCGACCATTCGCTCTCCTATGTGTTGTTCTTGTTCCTCCGTGCATGACCATCGATCGCGGGTTTCTCCACGTATTTTGCTATGTTCACACTTTCTCTATTCCTTGCGTTTAG
This portion of the Lotus japonicus ecotype B-129 chromosome 3, LjGifu_v1.2 genome encodes:
- the LOC130743055 gene encoding endo-1,4-beta-xylanase 5-like; the protein is MSLILHMCVIILFAGVKAEALSYDYTASIECLANPHKPQYNGGIIQNPELNDGLKGWTAFGDAKIEHRESSNNKYVVAHSRNQAHDSVSQKIYLQKEKHYTLSAWIQVSEGNVPVTAIVKTTKGFKFAGATFAESKCWSMLKGGLTADTSEIAELYFESNNTSVEIWIDNISLQPFTEKQWKFHQDQSIEKARKRKVLIQAIDEQGNPLPNASISITQKKSRFPFGSAINNYILNNKAYQNWFTSRFTVTTFANEMKWYTTEYAEGKESYNVADAMMQFAKQHNIAVRGHNIFWEDPKYQPSWVPSLSPHKLSSAVVKRVSSLVSRYKGQLIGWDVVNEKLHFSFFEDKLGRDFSGQTFKLAHYIDGKTTLFLNEYNTIEDGRDGLSTPARYIQKIRQILSYPGNRGLPLGIGLESHFPNFPPNLPFMRASIDTLASTGFPIWITELDVANQPRQAEYFEQVLREAHAHPKIHGIVMWTAWSPNGDCYRICLVDNNFKNLPAGDVVDKLLNEWGLRKLSGKTDQNGFLELSLFHGDYEIEISHPVKKDSTFTQNVQVIPKDESKKATQFVQLSM